The Panicum virgatum strain AP13 chromosome 5K, P.virgatum_v5, whole genome shotgun sequence genome has a window encoding:
- the LOC120708979 gene encoding E3 ubiquitin-protein ligase AIRP2-like, translated as MFHGGRPLSLRGSLKALEADIHHANTLAHAIHRAYGGACVQMRLSYSSMAPIILNLIQWMDCSCSLSYTLPSYLGLLEVLVYKVYVDEDASISTIERRASLKEFYAIIYPFLQQLEGNLMDKDCKEKGWCKESGGGRKLVADDDREDECGICLETCTKMVLPNCNHAMCINCYRDWYTRSQSCPFCRGSLKRVQSRDLWVLTSDDDVIDTVTLEKENVKHFLSFIDSLPLIVPDNMLLVYYDYLV; from the exons atgttcCATGGCGGCAGGCCGTTGTCCCTCAGGGGGTCTCTCAAGGCCCTTGAAGCTGATATCCACCATGCCAACACCCT AGCGCATGCTATACACAGGGCGTATGGGGGTGCCTGCGTGCAGATGAGGTTGTCCTACAGCTCCATGGCTCCAATCATCCTCAACCTTATCCAGTGGATGGATTGCAGCTGCTCCTTGTCATACACCCTCCCTAGTTACCTTGGCCTGCTCGAGGTTCTTGTCTACAAG GTTTATGTTGATGAAGATGCCTCTATATCCACCATAGAAAGGAGAGCAAGCCTGAAGGAATTCTATG CTATCATATACCCGTTCTTACAACAGCTTGAGGGCAACTTGATGGACAAGGACTGCAAGGAGAAAGGGTGGTGTAAGgagtccggcggcggccggaagcTTGTCGCCGATGATGACAGGGAGGATGAGTGTGGCATTTGCTTGGAGACCTGCACCAAGATGGTCCTTCCAAATTGCAACCATGCCATGTGCATCAACTGTTACCGAGACTG GTATACAAGATCCCAGTCATGCCCATTCTGCCGTGGAAGCCTCAAGAGAGTTCAATCCCGAGACCTCTGGGTGCTCACCAGTGACGATGATGTGATTGACACGGTGACCTTGGAGAAGGAGAACGTGAAGCACTTCCTCAGCTTCATCGATAGCCTGCCTCTGATAGTCCCCGATAACATGTTGTTGGTCTACTACGACTACCTAGTCTAA